In Streptomyces sp. NBC_01426, one genomic interval encodes:
- a CDS encoding YajQ family cyclic di-GMP-binding protein translates to MADSSFDIVSKVERQEVDNALNQAAKELSQRYDFKGTGASIAWSGEKILLEANSEERVKAVLDVFETKLVKRGISLKALDAGEPQLSGKEYKIFATIEEGISQENAKKVAKIIRDEGPKGVKAQVQGEELRVSSKSRDDLQTIQALLKGKDLDFAIQYVNYR, encoded by the coding sequence ATGGCCGACTCCAGTTTCGACATCGTCTCGAAGGTCGAGCGGCAGGAGGTCGACAACGCCCTCAACCAGGCCGCCAAGGAGCTCTCCCAGCGTTACGACTTCAAGGGGACGGGCGCGTCGATCGCCTGGTCCGGCGAGAAGATCCTGCTGGAGGCGAACTCCGAGGAGCGCGTGAAGGCGGTCCTCGACGTGTTCGAGACCAAGCTGGTCAAGCGCGGGATCTCGCTCAAGGCCCTGGACGCCGGTGAGCCGCAGCTGTCCGGCAAGGAGTACAAGATCTTCGCGACGATCGAGGAGGGCATCTCCCAGGAGAACGCCAAGAAGGTCGCGAAGATCATCCGCGACGAGGGCCCCAAGGGCGTCAAGGCCCAGGTCCAGGGCGAGGAGCTGCGCGTCAGCTCCAAGAGCCGCGACGACCTCCAGACCATCCAGGCCCTCCTCAAGGGCAAGGACCTGGACTTCGCGATCCAGTACGTGAACTACCGCTGA